From Peromyscus maniculatus bairdii isolate BWxNUB_F1_BW_parent chromosome 8, HU_Pman_BW_mat_3.1, whole genome shotgun sequence, a single genomic window includes:
- the Galk1 gene encoding galactokinase — MAAWRPPQVEELLAEARRAFLEEFGAEPELAVSAPGRVNLIGEHTDYNQGLVLPMALELVTILVGSPRTDGLVSLLTTSKDADEPQRLQFPLPTAQRSLEPGVPQWANYVKGVIQHYPAAPLPGFSAVVVSSVPLGGGLSSSASLEVATYTFLQQLCPDSGAIAARAQVCQRAEHSFAGVPCGIMDQLVALLGQKGHALLIDCRSLETSLVPLSDPKLAVLITNSNVRHSLASSEYPIRRRQCEEVAQALGKESLREVRLEELEAGRELMSKEGFRRARHVVGEIRRTAQAAAALSRGDYRAFGRLMVESHYSLRDDYEVSCPELDQLVEAALSVPGVYGSRMTGGGFGGCTVTLLEASAASLAMHHIQEQYSGTASFYLSQAADGAQVLGL, encoded by the exons ATGGCTGCTTGGAGACCGCCCCAGGTGGAGGAGCTGCTGGCCGAGGCCCGGCGGGCCTTCCTGGAGGAGTTCGGAGCCGAGCCGGAGCTGGCAGTGTCGGCGCCGGGCCGCGTCAACCTCATCGGGGAGCACACGGACTACAACCAGGGCCTGGTGTTGCCCATG GCTCTGGAGCTTGTGACCATCCTGGTTGGCAGCCCCCGGACAGATGGGCTTGTCTCTCTTCTCACCACCTCCAAGGATGCAGACGAACCTCAACGACTGCAGttcccactgcccacagcccaGCGGTCCTTGGAGCCTGGAGTCCCACAGTGGGCCAATTACGTCAAGGGAGTGATCCAACATTACCCAG CCGCACCCCTCCCTGGCTTCAGTGCAGTGGTGGTCAGCTCAGTGCCCCTGGGGGGTGGGCTTTCCAGCTCAGCTTCTCTGGAAGTGGCCACATACACCTTCCTCCAGCAGCTCTGCCCAG ACTCGGGGGCAATAGCTGCCCGGGCCCAGGTGTGTCAACGGGCCGAGCACAGCTTCGCAGGGGTGCCCTGTGGCATCATGGACCAGCTCGTCGCACTGCTGGGGCAGAAAGGCCATGCGCTACTCATTGACTGCAG GTCCCTGGAAACAAGTCTGGTGCCGCTGTCGGACCCCAAGCTGGCTGTGCTCATCACTAACTCCAATGTCCgccactccctggcctccagcGAGTATCCGATTCGGCGGCGCCAGTGCGAAGaagtggcccaggctctgggcAAGGAGAGCCTTCGAGAGGTGCGGTTGGAGGAGCTTGAGG CGGGCAGGGAGCTGATGAGCAAGGAGGGCTTCCGGCGGGCCCGACATGTAGTCGGTGAGATCCGGCGAACAGCCCAGGCAGCCGCTGCTCTGAGCCGTGGAGACTACAGGGCCTTTGGACGTCTCATGGTGGAAAGTCACTACTCACTCAG GGATGATTATGAAGTGAGTTGCCCTGAGCTGGACCAATTGGTTGAGGCTGCACTCTCTGTGCCTGGGGTCTATGGGAGTCGTATGACAGGTGGTGGCTTTGGTGGCTGCACAGTGACACTGCTGGAGGCCTCTGCTGCCTCCCTCGCCATGCATCACATACAG GAGCAGTACAGTGGCACAGCATCCTTCTACCTCTCCCAAGCTGCCGACGGAGCCCAGGTGCTGGGCTTGTGA
- the H3-3b gene encoding histone H3.3: MARTKQTARKSTGGKAPRKQLATKAARKSAPSTGGVKKPHRYRPGTVALREIRRYQKSTELLIRKLPFQRLVREIAQDFKTDLRFQSAAIGALQEASEAYLVGLFEDTNLCAIHAKRVTIMPKDIQLARRIRGERA, translated from the exons ATGGCCCGAACCAAGCAGACCGCTCGGAAGTCCACCGGGGGGAAGGCCCCCCGTAAACAGCTGGCCACCAAGGCGGCCCGGAAAAGCGCGCCCTCTACCGGCGGGGTGAAGAAACCCCACCGCTACAG GCCCGGGACCGTGGCTCTGCGAGAGATCCGTCGTTACCAGAAATCGACCGAGCTGCTCATCCGGAAGCTGCCGTTCCAGAGGTTGGTGAGGGAGATCGCCCAGGATTTCAAAACCGACCTGAGGTTTCAGAGCGCGGCCATCGGTGCCCTTCAG GAGGCCAGTGAAGCGTACCTGGTGGGGTTGTTTGAAGATACCAATCTGTGTGCCATCCACGCCAAGAGAGTCACCATCATGCCCAAAGACATCCAGTTGGCTCGCCGGATACGGGGGGAGAGAGCTTAA